The window CAGTTAACCACCCATTTTTTAAAGCAACGTGACTAGATCCTGCCCCAACACCCCAAGCTTGATCGATATCTACTTCAGACATTAATTTTTGAATGTATTCTCTTTCTGAATCAATTAAGTAATCTGATGGCATAAATACATTTTTTAATAATTTGATTTGATCTTTTGCTGTAGTTGTTGTTTGCCCCCAATGATAATTATACGTAGAATCGTTCATTTCTAATGTATCAAATAAAGCTTGGATTGATGTTGCTTTATCTAAATAATTATCGATTAAATAGGTTGTCGCGTTATTATCACTGCTTTTGATCATGTTTTCTGCACTTTTTATTTCAAGTTCTGATAATTCAGTTTGTTCTTCCTGATGTTTATGTAATAGTGCCGTTAATACAGAAACTTTGATAACACTTGCGGTAGGAATTAAAGGCTGTTCGTGTTGATTCGTATATTGAAATTCCTGATTGGATTGCATGTCATAGACAGCAATATCAATAACCGGTGATTTATCCTTTGCGTATTCTTTCCATAGATTAATTAGCTGGTTAGATAAATCTTTTTGTTTTTGTTCTTTGTCTTGTCGTTCTTTTTCTTTCTTTTGCTGTGCTAACACTTTGGGATCAGGCTTATCTTTATTTTTATATGCCGTCATATAGTCTGAAACCTTAGCATCTAATCGCTCTGTTGCATGGACGCCCAGTTCTCCCAAAAGAATAACCGCGACAATTGTACCTGTCCACAAGAATATCTGCGCTCTTCTTTTTTGATGATTATTAAGTCTTTTTAAGTTTTTCTCTTTGTACAAATAACTCATAAAAAATAAACATATTGCAATAAACAACCACCAATATCTAAGAAAGGCAACCATTCCTACTACTATCCCCAAAAAAAGCATCATGTATTTTGTCTTATTCATTTATCAACTCACCCAACCATTATTTTATCATTTACATACTCGTCTATAATGATTGTAATATATGAGGGTAACCGTATCAACACGTTCACAAAAATGTTATATTAAATTCACAAAATATTCATATTTTATAAATTAGGTTTACATAATTATTTTATAGGAATATACATGCACATCGTATGATTCTGAATATCTTTATAACTATACCATTCAAGAATAGGGCGGCTAACATCCCGTTCTATCGTTCCCCCTCCCGAAAAAACTGTAGACCAAAAGCTAGTAATAGCTTCCTCTGTATGAGCTAATTCAATT is drawn from Vagococcus xieshaowenii and contains these coding sequences:
- a CDS encoding serine hydrolase — its product is MNKTKYMMLFLGIVVGMVAFLRYWWLFIAICLFFMSYLYKEKNLKRLNNHQKRRAQIFLWTGTIVAVILLGELGVHATERLDAKVSDYMTAYKNKDKPDPKVLAQQKKEKERQDKEQKQKDLSNQLINLWKEYAKDKSPVIDIAVYDMQSNQEFQYTNQHEQPLIPTASVIKVSVLTALLHKHQEEQTELSELEIKSAENMIKSSDNNATTYLIDNYLDKATSIQALFDTLEMNDSTYNYHWGQTTTTAKDQIKLLKNVFMPSDYLIDSEREYIQKLMSEVDIDQAWGVGAGSSHVALKNGWLTDTNDCVINSIGQVMNGDKKYLIAVFTNHDQTMAEGKQIIEQLTKITSDILFQQ